The stretch of DNA GGTTCCAAGAACTACGAGGAGCGCGCAAGATCCAGTTACCTTTGTTCTGGGGTTAGCAATAAAGTTGCTGCGGACAACAATTTTGCTCCATCACTTCTGCCACCATCAACCTGGAGTTCGCCAATATACAGAGCATCTCTTCGGGTGCATAATAAGCCTGCACATGTATATACACCACCACAACCTTCATCTTCCATCTATGGAACTCCCTCAAGTCCACAGAGAAAACCTTCAAACGTACCTAAACATCCTTCTCCAGCATATAGGGCCTCTCAGAAGGTGCCTTACGCAAATAATCATCAATCAAAGGTCTATAGAAGATCAGTATTGAAACTGCTACCAGCTTCAACTTATCATCAACCTCCTATATCTCCACCACCTGTTCAAACACCTCCTATTTATCAGCCACCACCTGTTCAAACTCCGCCATCTCCACCACCCGTTTACAAGCCTCCGCCAGTAGAGAAGCCACCTATATCAGTGTCACCCCCACCGGTTTACAATCCTCCACCAGTCGAGAATCCACCTATATCAGTGTCACCTCCACCGGTTTACACGCCTCCGCCAGTCGAAAATCCACCTATACCAGTATCACCTCCCCCAGTAGAAAATCCACCTATACCAGTGTCACCTCCACCGGTTTACAATCCTCCGCCAGTAGAAAAACCACCTATACCAGTATCTCCTCCACCGGTAGAAACACCACCCACCCAAGTGGCTCCACCAAGTTACAGTCCTCCATTGAATCCGCCTCTTGAAAAACCACCTCCTACTCATAAGCCTCCTGTTAATCCGCCTCCTGTCTATAGTCCACCTATTAGCTCCCCTCCTGTTTACAAACCGCCAGTAATCCCTCCAATCCACAAACCTCCAGTTGTCAAGCCGCCTGTTTATATTCCTCCAGTGAAACCTCCACCTATTCACAAGCCTCCAATTGTTCCTCCAACCCCACCCACTCCTATCTATTCACCACCAATCCCGCCATCTCCTCCGATCTATTCACCTCCACCAAGTCCACTACCTCCTAAACCAGTATATTCACCTCCGCCAATCCCGCCACCAACTCCTGTCTACTCCCCTCCACCAAGTCCACTACCTCCTAAACCAGTATATTCACCTCCGCCAATCCCTCCACCAAGTCCACTACCTCCTAAACCAGTATATTCACCTCCACCAATCCCGCCACCAGCTCCTGTCTACTCCCCTCCACCAAGTCCACCACCCGCTCCTGTCTACTTACCTCCCCGACCAATATATTCACCTCCACCAAGTCCACCACCCACTCCTGTTTACTCACCTCCACCAAGTCCACCGCCCGCTCCTGTCTACTCACCTCCACCAAGCCCACCACCTGCTCCTGTCTACTCGCCGCCACCAAGTCCACTACCTCCTAAACCGGTATATTCACCTCCACCAAGCCCACCACCTACTCATGTCTACTCACCTCCACCAAGTCCACCATCGCCTCCTGTCTACTCACCTCCACCAAGACCAGTGCCTCCTAAACTAGTATATTCACCTCCACCAAGTCCACCACCTACTCCTGTCTACTCACCTCCACCACCAGTATATTCACCTCCACCAAGCCCACAATTACCTCCTCCTCCTGTATACCATTATCCCTCACCTCCTCCTCCAAGCCCACCCCCCACTCCCATTTACTCACCTCCTCTACCAAGTCCACAACCTCCCACACTGGTATATTCACCTCCACCAAGTCCACCACTACCTCCTCCTGTGTACTCACCTCTACCAAAAATACCACCTCATGCTCCTATTCACACACCTCCACCAAGTTTGCCATCTCCTTCTCCTGTTTATAAACCTCCTCCAATACCTTCTCCAGTGCCAAAGTTACCGCCACCAACACCCACTTACCAACCACCCCCTAGCTTACCGCCACCAACACCCACTTACCAACCACCTCCTAGCTCACCAGGATATGGAAGTCCTCCACCTTCTGGTTATCATTAAATTCCCAATAAAACTAACAGTTAGTTGAATCGACTGTATTATGTTCTTAGAAGAAATCTGTGATAGAAAGCGTAATAATCCATCAGATATATGCCTTTGTGCCTCTGTTTTTCCTATGAACTCAGTTTCTGGTTTGATTGATGTAATGAAATTTCATATAGCCTTTGAGTAATGTTATTTTATAATTGGAAGTGTTTAATATCATGAATTAAAAGGAGCAAAGGAAAAAACCAAAGATTATAGCCCTGACTCACTACCAAATGCTCTCTTTTCGGATCGAAACActttatttttggttttgggggtggggtggggtggggggtgggggggttGTACGTGGGAA from Nicotiana tomentosiformis chromosome 11, ASM39032v3, whole genome shotgun sequence encodes:
- the LOC104102605 gene encoding proline-rich extensin-like protein EPR1, with translation MKNSLTPFNKPFSVSLFFLVFFFSGVDNLNLVSSSPSSCFSSSVFVGQQNGDGSKNYEERARSSYLCSGVSNKVAADNNFAPSLLPPSTWSSPIYRASLRVHNKPAHVYTPPQPSSSIYGTPSSPQRKPSNVPKHPSPAYRASQKVPYANNHQSKVYRRSVLKLLPASTYHQPPISPPPVQTPPIYQPPPVQTPPSPPPVYKPPPVEKPPISVSPPPVYNPPPVENPPISVSPPPVYTPPPVENPPIPVSPPPVENPPIPVSPPPVYNPPPVEKPPIPVSPPPVETPPTQVAPPSYSPPLNPPLEKPPPTHKPPVNPPPVYSPPISSPPVYKPPVIPPIHKPPVVKPPVYIPPVKPPPIHKPPIVPPTPPTPIYSPPIPPSPPIYSPPPSPLPPKPVYSPPPIPPPTPVYSPPPSPLPPKPVYSPPPIPPPSPLPPKPVYSPPPIPPPAPVYSPPPSPPPAPVYLPPRPIYSPPPSPPPTPVYSPPPSPPPAPVYSPPPSPPPAPVYSPPPSPLPPKPVYSPPPSPPPTHVYSPPPSPPSPPVYSPPPRPVPPKLVYSPPPSPPPTPVYSPPPPVYSPPPSPQLPPPPVYHYPSPPPPSPPPTPIYSPPLPSPQPPTLVYSPPPSPPLPPPVYSPLPKIPPHAPIHTPPPSLPSPSPVYKPPPIPSPVPKLPPPTPTYQPPPSLPPPTPTYQPPPSSPGYGSPPPSGYH